The Agromyces marinus genome window below encodes:
- a CDS encoding EamA family transporter has product MIDETDPGRADAALGRRRFAGAATQLGTEVSINFGSSLAGLVIPVVGSFVVVAVRQLVMAAAVLPFYRPKRAEMTWRRLRPAIALGVVLAVMNVAFYESVDRLGLGVAATIEFLGPLSIALFTSRRVLDAACAVAAGGGVFLLIGPGLGSGHGGVDAAGAASTGVDPIGLLLALTAAAAWAAYILLTRRVATRLPGLEGLTVASLVSLALLLPAAIWTFDASVVDWRVLGLILGVGVLSSALPYSLDTYILRRITPRLYAIITSFGPVIAAVFGVLVLGESFTPLEAVAIVVVCGAAALALATQRDRPVSDLEATARTIP; this is encoded by the coding sequence GTGATCGACGAGACCGACCCGGGCCGGGCCGACGCCGCCCTCGGCCGACGCCGGTTCGCCGGCGCGGCGACCCAGCTCGGCACCGAGGTGTCGATCAACTTCGGCTCCTCGCTGGCCGGCCTCGTGATCCCGGTCGTCGGGTCGTTCGTCGTCGTCGCCGTCCGGCAGCTCGTGATGGCGGCCGCGGTGCTGCCGTTCTACCGACCGAAGCGCGCCGAGATGACCTGGCGGCGCCTGCGCCCCGCGATCGCGCTCGGCGTCGTCCTCGCGGTCATGAACGTGGCCTTCTACGAATCCGTCGACCGGCTCGGGCTCGGCGTCGCGGCGACGATCGAGTTCCTCGGCCCGCTCTCGATCGCGCTGTTCACGTCGCGCCGTGTGCTCGACGCGGCCTGCGCGGTCGCGGCGGGCGGGGGCGTGTTCCTGCTCATCGGTCCGGGACTCGGGTCGGGGCACGGCGGGGTGGATGCCGCAGGCGCGGCATCCACGGGCGTGGACCCCATCGGCCTGCTGCTCGCCCTGACCGCGGCCGCCGCGTGGGCCGCGTACATCCTGCTGACCCGCCGGGTCGCGACGAGGCTTCCCGGGCTCGAGGGGCTCACGGTCGCGAGCCTCGTGAGCCTGGCGCTGCTGCTGCCCGCCGCGATCTGGACGTTCGACGCGTCCGTCGTCGACTGGCGCGTGCTCGGGCTCATCCTCGGGGTCGGCGTGCTGAGCTCGGCGCTGCCGTACAGCCTCGACACGTACATCCTCCGACGCATCACTCCGCGCCTCTACGCGATCATCACGAGCTTCGGGCCGGTCATCGCGGCAGTGTTCGGCGTGCTCGTGCTCGGCGAGTCGTTCACCCCGCTCGAAGCGGTCGCGATCGTGGTCGTGTGCGGGGCCGCGGCGCTCGCCCTCGCCACCCAGCGCGACCGCCCGGTGAGCGATCTCGAGGCGACCGCCCGCACCATCCCCTGA
- a CDS encoding DNA/RNA non-specific endonuclease produces MAFDPQFLGVEAPMPAPSEAGAATSVELDYLHFAVVLDTGRRFARITGVNIDGDLLVDVPRGDAWRFDDRIPEAWQAGPEVYARNDLDRGHLVRRRDPVWGPPEVARRANDDTFRYPNAAPQQAEFNQSLELWNGLEDHVLEYAEVHRHRLSVFTAPVLDPDDPPYRGIRIPLRFVKVVAWRSGDDLATAGFLLDQSPLVDVEARERARIAAGATAVPDLGPFRTFQVPVAEIAAATGLEMPLLVAADRMPRTLAVEGPRPILHPGDLMLGGR; encoded by the coding sequence ATGGCGTTCGATCCGCAGTTCCTCGGTGTCGAGGCCCCGATGCCCGCGCCGTCCGAGGCGGGCGCCGCGACATCCGTCGAACTCGACTACCTGCACTTCGCCGTGGTGCTCGACACCGGCCGCCGATTCGCGCGCATCACGGGCGTGAATATCGACGGCGACCTGCTCGTCGACGTTCCGCGCGGCGACGCCTGGCGGTTCGACGATCGCATTCCCGAGGCGTGGCAGGCGGGGCCCGAGGTCTACGCCCGCAACGACCTCGACCGCGGCCACCTCGTGCGGCGCCGCGACCCGGTCTGGGGCCCGCCCGAGGTCGCCCGGCGCGCGAACGACGACACCTTCCGCTACCCGAACGCGGCGCCCCAGCAGGCCGAGTTCAACCAGTCCCTCGAACTCTGGAACGGCCTCGAAGACCACGTGCTCGAGTACGCCGAAGTGCACCGCCACCGGCTCAGCGTCTTCACGGCGCCCGTGCTCGACCCCGACGACCCGCCGTACCGCGGCATCCGCATCCCGCTCCGGTTCGTGAAGGTCGTCGCGTGGCGCTCGGGCGACGACCTCGCGACCGCCGGGTTCCTGCTCGACCAGTCGCCCCTCGTCGACGTCGAGGCGCGTGAACGCGCCCGCATCGCCGCGGGCGCGACGGCCGTGCCCGACCTCGGCCCGTTCCGCACCTTCCAGGTGCCGGTCGCCGAGATCGCGGCCGCGACCGGTCTCGAGATGCCGCTGCTCGTCGCCGCCGACCGGATGCCGCGCACCCTCGCCGTCGAGGGCCCGCGCCCGATCCTCCACCCGGGCGACCTCATGCTCGGGGGGCGGTGA
- a CDS encoding ROK family protein — protein sequence MTDRAPVTTAPTELGAGPAVLAFDVGGTDIKSGVVDATGRLLDIRRTATPRDDADPAGAVVEAVAGIARELRDAHPGLAPVAVGLSVPGIVDEATGIGVLSSNLGWRDAPVRALAEQALGLPVAFGHDVRAAGEAEARLGAARGCREVVTVAIGTGIAGSIRVGGRAIVGAGLAGELGHTLSVPGGERCPCGANGCLETIASAGAIARRYTRATGRPVDGARAVLVAAKQGDPEARRVWDEAVEALAEQLARIVAILSPEVIVIGGGLADADADLFEPLGARLGSLLSFHRLPRLEKARLGSDAGLIGTALAARDLVEAGTR from the coding sequence ATGACCGATCGAGCCCCGGTGACGACTGCTCCGACCGAACTCGGAGCCGGCCCGGCGGTGCTCGCCTTCGATGTCGGCGGGACCGACATCAAGTCGGGCGTCGTCGACGCGACCGGGCGCCTGCTCGACATCCGTCGCACGGCCACCCCCCGCGACGACGCCGATCCCGCGGGTGCCGTCGTCGAAGCGGTCGCCGGGATCGCCCGCGAGCTGCGCGACGCCCACCCCGGGCTCGCGCCGGTCGCCGTCGGGCTCAGCGTTCCCGGCATCGTCGACGAAGCGACCGGCATCGGCGTGCTCTCCTCCAACCTCGGCTGGCGCGACGCCCCCGTCCGCGCCCTCGCCGAACAGGCGCTCGGCCTGCCCGTCGCGTTCGGTCACGACGTCCGCGCCGCGGGCGAGGCCGAGGCGCGCCTGGGCGCGGCGCGCGGATGCCGCGAGGTCGTGACCGTCGCCATCGGAACCGGGATCGCCGGGTCGATCCGGGTCGGCGGGCGCGCGATCGTCGGAGCGGGCCTGGCCGGAGAACTGGGTCACACCCTGAGCGTTCCCGGGGGCGAGCGCTGCCCGTGCGGCGCGAACGGATGCCTCGAGACCATCGCCTCGGCGGGCGCGATCGCGCGGCGCTACACCCGTGCCACCGGTCGCCCCGTCGACGGTGCGCGCGCAGTCCTGGTCGCCGCGAAGCAGGGCGACCCGGAGGCCCGGCGCGTCTGGGACGAGGCGGTCGAAGCCCTCGCCGAGCAGCTCGCACGCATCGTGGCGATCCTCTCCCCCGAGGTGATCGTGATCGGCGGCGGGCTGGCCGACGCCGACGCCGACCTGTTCGAGCCGCTCGGCGCACGCCTCGGCTCGCTGCTGTCGTTCCACCGCCTCCCCCGGCTCGAGAAGGCCCGCCTCGGC
- a CDS encoding NAD(P)-dependent oxidoreductase encodes MAVIGWIGLGHMGAPMAAHLVAAGHEVVGFDVDAGMAERAAESGVQIVADAAAAARDADAVFTSLPRSEHSREVLIGSADEGVFDVAHADALVLDTSTVDVATSRACHDAAAARGIRFVDAPVSGGIAGAHAGSLTFMLGGEADATADAAALVRPMAGHVFEVGGPTAGIAAKLANNLMLFITLQAASEGARLADALGLDPVVFHDLATVSSGDSWPLRTWYPVPGVVETSPANRNFEATFTTRLAEKDLSYALAAGEEAGLDLAVGRLAMERFARLIDDGYGDRDCSLVVRYVGRDGSTPGFDPGA; translated from the coding sequence ATGGCCGTGATCGGGTGGATCGGACTCGGGCACATGGGTGCTCCCATGGCGGCGCACCTGGTTGCAGCAGGTCACGAGGTCGTGGGCTTCGACGTCGATGCCGGGATGGCCGAGCGAGCGGCGGAGTCCGGCGTGCAGATCGTGGCGGATGCCGCGGCCGCGGCCCGCGACGCCGACGCCGTGTTCACGTCCCTCCCGCGGTCGGAGCATTCGCGCGAGGTGCTGATCGGCAGCGCGGACGAGGGCGTGTTCGACGTCGCGCACGCCGACGCGCTCGTGCTCGACACGTCGACGGTCGACGTCGCCACGTCGCGCGCGTGCCATGATGCCGCGGCGGCCCGCGGCATCCGCTTCGTCGACGCCCCGGTGTCGGGCGGCATCGCCGGCGCGCACGCGGGTTCGCTCACCTTCATGCTCGGCGGCGAGGCCGACGCGACCGCGGATGCCGCGGCGCTCGTCCGGCCGATGGCGGGGCACGTCTTCGAGGTCGGGGGCCCGACCGCCGGGATCGCGGCGAAGCTCGCGAACAACCTCATGCTCTTCATCACGTTGCAGGCCGCGTCCGAGGGCGCGCGTCTCGCGGATGCGCTCGGGCTCGACCCGGTCGTGTTCCACGACCTCGCGACGGTGTCGTCGGGCGACTCGTGGCCCCTGCGCACGTGGTATCCCGTTCCGGGCGTGGTCGAGACGAGCCCGGCGAACCGGAACTTCGAGGCGACGTTCACCACGCGCCTGGCCGAGAAGGACCTCTCGTACGCGCTCGCCGCGGGCGAGGAGGCGGGACTCGACCTCGCGGTGGGCCGGCTCGCGATGGAGCGGTTCGCCCGCCTCATCGACGACGGGTACGGCGATCGCGACTGCAGCCTGGTGGTGAGGTACGTCGGGCGCGACGGGTCGACGCCAGGCTTCGACCCGGGGGCCTGA
- a CDS encoding S9 family peptidase gives MLTPPVTEKRPTERSHHGDVVIDHYEWLRDKDDPAVIALLEQENAYTKAKTKHLSLLQEQLFEEVKHRTKETDLSVPTREGDWWYYARTVEGLQYAIHCRVAVRSADDWDPPAIPEDGSPLPGEQILLDDNVEATGHEFFALGSFDVSSDGSTLLFGVDVEGDERYTIRFRDLGDAERSSTGIELDDEIPGTAAGALFDPSGRYVFYTTVDDAWRPDTVWRHEIGTPASDDVKVFHEPDERFWLGVGLTRSRSFLAIEAGSHVTTETRLLRADDPTGEFRVVWPRRDGVEYDVEHVVAGGKDRLLIVHNEGDAVDFELVSVAADDPQGARRMLLPHDPRMRIEGVHAFRDFVALEYRRDGLPRVAIAKVPPQGLPADATPDDTLHELAFDEELCSVGVGANPDWAQPSLRIGYGSFVTPSTVIDIDVASGERTVRKQQPVLGDYHPERYAQKREWATAPDGTKVPISLVYRHDLVTLGEPAPTLLYGYGSYEHAIDPGFGIPRLSLLDRGMVFAVAHVRGGGEMGRRWYDNGKQLHKKHTFTDFIAAAEHLIDRDVTTPDHLVAQGGSAGGLLMGAVANLAPRLFAGIVAEVPFVDPLTSILDPSLPLTVIEWDEWGNPLDDPEVYAYMKSYSPYENVHPVTYPRILAITSLNDTRVLYVEPAKWVAKLREVGADPLLKVEMAAGHGGVSGRYAAWRERAFANAWIIDAAGAHPSGE, from the coding sequence GTGCTGACTCCTCCGGTGACCGAGAAACGACCGACCGAACGCAGCCACCACGGCGACGTGGTGATCGACCACTACGAGTGGTTGCGCGACAAGGACGACCCGGCGGTCATCGCACTGCTCGAGCAGGAGAACGCCTACACCAAGGCGAAGACCAAGCATCTCTCGCTGCTCCAGGAGCAGCTCTTCGAGGAGGTCAAGCACCGCACGAAGGAGACCGACCTCAGCGTCCCCACGCGCGAGGGCGACTGGTGGTACTACGCCCGCACGGTCGAGGGGCTGCAGTACGCGATCCACTGCCGGGTGGCGGTGCGCTCCGCCGACGACTGGGACCCGCCCGCGATCCCGGAGGACGGCTCGCCGCTGCCCGGTGAGCAGATCCTGCTCGACGACAACGTCGAGGCGACCGGCCACGAGTTCTTCGCGCTCGGCAGCTTCGATGTGTCGAGCGACGGCTCGACGCTGCTGTTCGGCGTCGACGTCGAGGGCGACGAGCGGTACACCATCCGGTTCCGCGACCTCGGCGACGCCGAACGCTCCTCGACCGGCATCGAGCTCGACGACGAGATCCCCGGCACCGCGGCGGGCGCGCTGTTCGACCCGAGCGGGCGCTACGTCTTCTACACGACCGTCGACGACGCCTGGCGGCCCGACACCGTGTGGCGGCACGAGATCGGCACCCCGGCATCCGACGACGTGAAGGTGTTCCACGAGCCCGACGAGCGGTTCTGGCTCGGGGTCGGGCTCACCCGCAGCCGCTCGTTCCTCGCGATCGAGGCCGGCTCGCACGTGACCACCGAGACCCGGCTCCTTCGCGCCGACGACCCGACCGGCGAGTTCCGCGTCGTGTGGCCGCGGCGCGACGGCGTGGAGTACGACGTCGAGCACGTCGTCGCGGGCGGCAAGGACCGCCTGCTCATCGTGCACAACGAGGGCGACGCGGTCGACTTCGAGCTCGTGAGCGTCGCCGCCGACGACCCGCAGGGTGCCCGGCGGATGCTCCTGCCCCACGACCCGCGCATGCGCATCGAGGGGGTGCACGCCTTCCGCGACTTCGTCGCGCTCGAGTACCGGCGCGACGGGCTTCCGCGGGTCGCGATCGCGAAGGTGCCCCCGCAGGGCCTGCCGGCGGATGCCACGCCCGACGACACCCTGCACGAGCTCGCCTTCGACGAGGAGCTCTGCTCGGTCGGCGTCGGAGCGAACCCCGACTGGGCGCAGCCGAGCCTGCGGATCGGCTACGGCAGCTTCGTCACGCCGTCGACCGTGATCGACATCGACGTGGCATCCGGCGAGCGCACCGTACGCAAGCAGCAGCCGGTGCTGGGCGACTACCACCCGGAGCGCTACGCGCAGAAGCGCGAGTGGGCGACGGCGCCCGACGGCACCAAGGTGCCGATCTCGCTCGTGTACCGCCACGACCTGGTGACCCTCGGCGAGCCCGCCCCGACCCTGCTGTACGGCTACGGCTCGTACGAGCACGCGATCGACCCGGGCTTCGGCATCCCCCGGCTCTCGCTGCTCGACCGGGGCATGGTCTTCGCGGTCGCGCACGTGCGCGGCGGCGGCGAGATGGGTCGCCGCTGGTACGACAACGGCAAGCAGCTGCACAAGAAGCACACGTTCACCGACTTCATCGCAGCGGCCGAGCACCTCATCGACCGCGACGTCACGACGCCGGATCACCTCGTCGCCCAGGGCGGCTCGGCGGGCGGGCTGCTCATGGGCGCGGTCGCGAACCTCGCGCCGAGGCTGTTCGCGGGCATCGTCGCCGAGGTGCCGTTCGTCGACCCGCTGACCTCGATCCTCGACCCGTCGCTGCCGCTCACGGTCATCGAGTGGGACGAGTGGGGCAACCCGCTCGACGACCCCGAGGTGTACGCGTACATGAAGTCGTACTCGCCGTACGAGAACGTGCACCCCGTGACCTACCCGCGGATCCTCGCGATCACCTCGCTCAACGACACCCGCGTGCTCTACGTCGAGCCGGCGAAGTGGGTCGCGAAGCTGCGCGAGGTCGGCGCCGACCCGCTGCTGAAGGTCGAGATGGCGGCCGGCCACGGCGGCGTCTCGGGCCGGTATGCGGCGTGGCGCGAGCGGGCGTTCGCCAACGCGTGGATCATCGACGCCGCCGGGGCCCACCCGAGCGGCGAGTAG
- a CDS encoding Fic family protein — protein sequence MIGTDHNIAKLIMSAQHTASRFGGTACGRQTGLYRSVVAPEIADQRVGLGAADARDLEEATAALVAFDSHAQKTLGVENPALGPMSAILLRTESASSSQIEQLTTSAEQLALAEIEDSGARGSAGANARIVIGNVRAMEAALELSERVSTATILAMHAALLRHQFGFEDEAGRFRTEQVWIGGDNAGPIGAEFIAPHHDRVPAAIEDLIAFIDREDIPVLAQVAISHAQFETVHPFVDGNGRTGRALAQSVIRNKGLVTSTTVPISAGLLVDTERYFDALEAYREGDAGEIIRAFADASRLAAFTGTKLVDDLAEQLELAREQLHGVRADAAAWKLLPSLVGQPIVNTRHLQHRLGMTEASALRALDTLVQRSVLVERTGYGRNRVWQHMGIIAVLDEYAASIKRRARHRG from the coding sequence TTGATCGGAACTGATCATAACATCGCAAAACTGATCATGTCAGCGCAGCACACCGCTAGTCGGTTCGGCGGAACGGCATGCGGTCGGCAGACGGGACTGTACCGCTCAGTGGTCGCGCCGGAGATCGCAGACCAGCGCGTCGGGCTGGGCGCAGCCGACGCCCGAGACCTCGAGGAGGCCACCGCGGCACTCGTGGCGTTCGACAGCCACGCGCAGAAGACTCTCGGCGTGGAGAACCCCGCGCTCGGGCCGATGTCGGCGATCCTGCTGCGCACGGAGAGCGCCTCGAGCTCGCAGATCGAGCAGTTGACCACCTCGGCGGAGCAGCTCGCTCTCGCCGAGATCGAAGATTCCGGTGCGCGTGGAAGTGCCGGGGCGAACGCGCGCATCGTGATCGGGAACGTCCGCGCCATGGAAGCCGCGCTCGAGCTCTCCGAGCGCGTCAGCACCGCGACGATCCTCGCGATGCACGCAGCGCTGCTTCGCCACCAGTTCGGCTTCGAGGACGAGGCCGGGCGGTTCCGCACGGAGCAAGTCTGGATCGGCGGCGACAACGCCGGCCCCATCGGCGCTGAGTTCATCGCGCCGCACCATGACCGTGTGCCCGCGGCTATCGAGGATCTGATCGCCTTCATCGACCGCGAGGACATCCCCGTGCTCGCGCAGGTGGCCATCTCGCACGCCCAGTTCGAGACGGTCCACCCGTTCGTCGACGGCAACGGGCGGACCGGTCGCGCGCTCGCGCAGTCGGTCATCCGCAACAAGGGTCTCGTCACCAGCACCACGGTGCCGATCTCTGCTGGGCTGCTGGTCGACACCGAGCGCTACTTCGACGCGTTGGAGGCATACCGCGAAGGCGACGCCGGCGAGATCATCCGTGCGTTCGCGGACGCCTCGCGCCTGGCGGCGTTCACCGGCACGAAGCTCGTCGACGATCTCGCCGAGCAGCTCGAACTTGCCCGGGAGCAGCTGCACGGCGTGCGCGCGGACGCTGCGGCCTGGAAGCTCCTGCCTTCGCTCGTCGGTCAGCCGATCGTGAACACCCGGCATCTGCAGCACCGCCTCGGCATGACGGAGGCCTCGGCGCTGCGCGCGCTGGACACCCTCGTCCAACGCAGCGTGCTCGTCGAGCGCACCGGCTACGGCCGCAACCGCGTGTGGCAGCACATGGGCATCATCGCTGTACTGGATGAGTACGCCGCGAGCATCAAGCGCCGCGCTCGGCACCGCGGCTGA
- a CDS encoding SIS domain-containing protein, with protein sequence MAAELASQPELWARAASLTDAHARLPERGARIAVVGCGTSWFMAQSYAFLRESTGQGQTDAFAASEAFVDRGYDAVVALTRSGTTTEVLQLTEQLRGRVRTIGVIGDEASPLADLVDDAITLPFADEQSVVQTRFATTALALFRASLGESLEQAVADAAAAVAEELDPDLVASEQFTFLGRGWTVGLAHEAALKMREASQSWTESYPAMEYRHGPISIASPGRTTWMFGQAPDGLAGDVAATGARFETAALDPMADLVRAQRVALERARAKGLDPDRPRNLSRSVILDA encoded by the coding sequence ATGGCGGCCGAGCTCGCCTCTCAGCCCGAACTCTGGGCACGCGCCGCGTCGCTCACCGATGCGCACGCTCGCCTCCCCGAGCGCGGCGCCCGCATCGCGGTCGTCGGCTGCGGCACCTCGTGGTTCATGGCGCAGTCCTACGCGTTCCTGCGCGAGAGCACCGGGCAGGGGCAGACCGACGCGTTCGCGGCATCCGAGGCCTTCGTCGACCGCGGCTACGACGCGGTCGTCGCCCTCACCCGATCGGGCACGACCACCGAGGTGCTCCAGCTGACCGAGCAGCTCCGCGGCCGCGTCCGCACCATCGGCGTCATCGGCGACGAGGCCTCCCCGCTCGCCGACCTCGTCGACGACGCGATCACGCTGCCCTTCGCCGACGAGCAGTCGGTCGTGCAGACCCGGTTCGCCACCACCGCGCTCGCGCTGTTCCGGGCCTCGCTCGGCGAGTCGCTCGAACAGGCCGTGGCGGATGCCGCGGCCGCCGTCGCCGAGGAGCTCGACCCCGACCTCGTGGCATCCGAGCAGTTCACCTTCCTCGGCCGCGGCTGGACCGTCGGCCTCGCGCACGAAGCAGCTCTGAAGATGCGCGAGGCATCGCAGTCGTGGACCGAGTCGTACCCCGCGATGGAGTACCGCCACGGCCCGATCTCGATCGCGAGCCCGGGCCGCACCACCTGGATGTTCGGCCAGGCCCCCGACGGCCTCGCGGGCGATGTGGCCGCGACCGGGGCCCGGTTCGAGACGGCAGCGCTCGACCCGATGGCCGATCTCGTCCGCGCCCAGCGCGTCGCGCTCGAGCGCGCCCGCGCCAAGGGGCTCGACCCCGACCGCCCCCGCAACCTCAGCCGATCCGTCATTCTGGACGCATGA
- a CDS encoding FAD-binding oxidoreductase, with amino-acid sequence MSFVSELSERMPGRVHAPGSTEYEAGAHVFAGQGTPDAVVRPGSASEVGLAVRSAVAAGVAFTVRSGGHGSDPVTGGVVVDLSDLAAIEVGADGVVHVGAGAHWGDVAAALAPHGLGITSGDTRDVGVGGLVLGGGIGWLVRTHGLTVDALREVELVTATGEVLTVNAHSHPDLFWALRGGGGNFGIATRFTLQAADVSGLVGGHVRFDQSDERTVLGAWRDVMRDAPDGLNSTLLVMPALMPEVPAGPQLSVALQGAEAELRRLLEPLLSLPSVADVSLGPVAYGDLLEDAPPGKPPFDFVGGNGFAPDLSEAALDAFAATLESEVPTMLLLRALGGAFSRVPADATAIAQRDGQALVAVNRLVPLDAGPELRAAAAVGIDEAVAFTTGRYANFTPEFGDDVVTEIFPPVTLARLRAIKREVDPHDVFRASHHITP; translated from the coding sequence ATGTCGTTCGTCAGCGAACTGAGTGAGCGGATGCCGGGGCGCGTGCACGCACCCGGCTCCACCGAGTACGAGGCCGGCGCGCACGTCTTCGCGGGCCAGGGCACGCCGGATGCGGTCGTGCGGCCGGGGTCGGCCTCCGAGGTCGGCCTGGCCGTGCGGTCCGCCGTCGCGGCGGGCGTCGCGTTCACCGTCCGTTCGGGCGGGCACGGATCCGATCCGGTCACGGGGGGCGTCGTCGTCGACCTGTCCGACCTCGCCGCGATCGAGGTCGGCGCCGACGGCGTCGTCCACGTCGGGGCGGGCGCGCACTGGGGCGACGTCGCGGCGGCGCTCGCACCGCACGGGCTCGGCATCACCTCGGGCGACACGCGCGACGTGGGGGTCGGCGGGCTCGTGCTCGGCGGCGGCATCGGCTGGCTCGTGCGCACCCACGGCCTGACCGTCGACGCCCTTCGCGAGGTCGAACTCGTCACCGCGACCGGCGAGGTCCTGACCGTGAACGCGCACTCGCATCCCGACCTGTTCTGGGCGCTCCGCGGCGGCGGCGGCAACTTCGGCATCGCCACCCGGTTCACGCTGCAGGCCGCCGACGTGAGCGGACTCGTCGGCGGGCACGTCCGGTTCGACCAGTCCGACGAGCGCACGGTGCTCGGTGCATGGCGCGACGTCATGCGCGACGCACCGGATGGGCTCAACTCGACGCTGCTCGTGATGCCGGCGCTCATGCCCGAGGTGCCCGCCGGTCCGCAGCTCTCGGTCGCGTTGCAGGGGGCGGAAGCCGAGCTGCGGCGCCTGCTCGAGCCGCTGCTCTCGCTGCCGTCGGTCGCCGACGTCTCACTCGGCCCGGTCGCCTACGGCGACCTCCTCGAAGACGCCCCGCCCGGCAAGCCGCCGTTCGACTTCGTGGGCGGCAACGGCTTCGCACCCGACCTGTCGGAGGCCGCGCTCGACGCGTTCGCGGCCACCCTCGAGAGCGAGGTGCCGACGATGCTGCTGCTGCGGGCGCTCGGCGGGGCCTTCTCGCGGGTCCCGGCGGATGCCACGGCCATCGCGCAGCGCGACGGGCAGGCGCTCGTCGCCGTGAACCGCCTCGTGCCGCTCGATGCGGGGCCCGAGCTGCGCGCCGCGGCGGCCGTGGGCATCGACGAAGCGGTCGCGTTCACGACCGGGCGCTACGCGAACTTCACCCCGGAGTTCGGCGACGACGTCGTCACCGAGATCTTCCCGCCCGTCACGCTCGCGCGGCTGCGCGCCATCAAGCGCGAGGTCGACCCGCACGACGTGTTCCGGGCGAGCCACCACATCACGCCGTAG